The Actinosynnema mirum DSM 43827 genomic interval CGTGCTGTCGAAGGGACTGCTGCTGATGGCGGACGGGAAGGTCGAGAGCATCGTGATGGCGGACGACGTCCGGCGGCACGCGGGCGGCTGGCGGATCGCCCGGCACGTCGTCACGCCGCAGCGGGCCCCGCAGCGGCTGGACGAGCACTCCCCCGCCTGACCTGCGGGTCCGGCGCCCGGAAACGCCGCTGGGGGCGGTGGCGGCCCGCAAGCCCCCACCGCCCCCCAGCCGCCGCACCGGCTCAGTCAGCCGTCACCTTCTCCGGCTCGGCCGACCCGGCCGCCGCGCGCTTCGCGCGCACCCGCAGCACCACCGCCGTCACCAGCACGGCGGCCAGCACCGCGTAGGCCGCCGCCGCGAACGGGCTGGTCACCAGGGCCGTCGCGTCGCCCTCGCTGATCTGCAGGGTCCGCCGCAGCTGCTCCTCGGCCATCGGCCCCAGGATCAGCCCGACCACCATCGGCGCCACCGGGTAGCCGTGCCGCCGCATGAAGAACCCGATCACGCCCACGATCAGCAGCACGATCAGGTCGTCCGTCACGAAGTTCACCGCGTACGTGCCCAGCGCCGCGAACAGCAGGATGCCCGCGTACAGGTACGGCCGGGGGATGCGCAGCACCTTCACCCACACCTTGACCAGCGGCAGGTTCAGCACCAGCAGCATCACGTTGCCGATGTACAGCGACGCGATCAGGGTCCACACCATCGCCGAGTTGTTGGTGAACAGCAGCGGCCCCGGCTGGATGTTGTAGCTCTGGAACGCCGCGACCATCACGGCCGCCGTGGCGGTCGTCGGCAGGCCCAGGGTCAGCAGCGGCACCAGCACGCCCGCCGCAGCCGCGTTGTTCGCGGCCTCGGGACCGGCCACGCCCTCGATCGCGCCCTTGCCGAACTCCTCGGGCCGCTTCGACAGCTTCTTCTCCGCCGCGTACGACAGGAACGTCGACACGTCCGCCCCGCCCGCCGGGATGGTCCCGATGGGGAAGCCGATCGCGGTGCCGCGCAGCCACGGCTTCCAGGACCGCGACCAGAACTCGCGGGTGTTCCACTTCCCGCCGACCGGCACGACCTCGATCGGCCCGTGCCGCAGCCGCGAGGCCACGTACAGCGCCTCGCCCACCGCGAACAGCCCGACCGCCACCACGACCACGTCGATCCCGTCGGCCAGCGTGCTCACCCCGAGGGTGAACCGGGTCTGCCCGGTGAGCGTGTCCGTCCCGACCAGGCCGATGAACAGCCCGAGCGCGAGCGAGGCCATCCCCCGCACCGGCGAGGACCCGAGCAGCGCGGCGACGGTCGTGAACGCCACCACCATCAGCGCCACGTAGTCGGCGGGCCCCAGCTTGACCGCGAAGTCCGCGACGGTGGGCGCCAGCAGGGTCAGCAGGACCGTGGCGATGGTGCCCGCCACGAACGAGCCGATCGCCGCCGTGGCCAGGGCAGCCGCGCCCCGACCGGCCTTGGCCATCCGGTTGCCCTCCAGCGCCGTGACGATCGACGCGGACTCGCCGGGTGTGTTGAGCAGGATCGACGTGGTCGACCCGCCGTACATGCCGCCGTAGTAGATGCCCGCGAAGATGATCAGCGCGGCGGTGGCGTCCAGGGTGTAGGTCAGCGGCAGCAGCAGCGCCACCGTCATGGCCGGGCCGATGCCCGGCAGCACGCCCACCGCCGTGCCCAGGGTGACCCCGAGCAGGGCGTAGAGCAGGTACGCGGGCTGCGCCGCGGTCGCGAAGCCCTCCAGGAGCAGTCCGAGGTCACCCATCGATGAACGGC includes:
- a CDS encoding tripartite tricarboxylate transporter permease; the protein is MGDLGLLLEGFATAAQPAYLLYALLGVTLGTAVGVLPGIGPAMTVALLLPLTYTLDATAALIIFAGIYYGGMYGGSTTSILLNTPGESASIVTALEGNRMAKAGRGAAALATAAIGSFVAGTIATVLLTLLAPTVADFAVKLGPADYVALMVVAFTTVAALLGSSPVRGMASLALGLFIGLVGTDTLTGQTRFTLGVSTLADGIDVVVVAVGLFAVGEALYVASRLRHGPIEVVPVGGKWNTREFWSRSWKPWLRGTAIGFPIGTIPAGGADVSTFLSYAAEKKLSKRPEEFGKGAIEGVAGPEAANNAAAAGVLVPLLTLGLPTTATAAVMVAAFQSYNIQPGPLLFTNNSAMVWTLIASLYIGNVMLLVLNLPLVKVWVKVLRIPRPYLYAGILLFAALGTYAVNFVTDDLIVLLIVGVIGFFMRRHGYPVAPMVVGLILGPMAEEQLRRTLQISEGDATALVTSPFAAAAYAVLAAVLVTAVVLRVRAKRAAAGSAEPEKVTAD